ACTGAATCATTTTTTCCAGTGATGGTCAGAGAAGCTGCTAACTGAATATACAGTGCATTGATTTTCACTAACAAGACAGCATCATGACAGCAAATCTATATCAGAATCCCCATTTTTACAGAGAAACAGTCATCGTTATCttatgcaaaaataaaatgctgttttttttccttgtttaaCGACTGAATCCCAGGTGGTACAAAGACTGCTCGTCCACCTACATAAACAATGTCATGCTGAAATTAGTAATGTTAGTGAATATAGGTCTACCATGTTTGTGCTGTAGAACCTCAGGCCTGTGTGATCAGGCTCTCCAGGCATACAGTAGTGCTGTTATGTGTGGGTGCCTTACATGACTGTGTTTACTTGTAGGTGGTGGAATGGGTAATATGTCGATGGACCGGATGGGCTCCAACTTCGACCGTGTGACGGGCATGTCAGGAATGGACATGAACCGTGGCTTTGGTGGCTTTGGAGGTGGGGGATCAGGTCACATGGGTGGAGGCATGTCTGACAGAAGTTCTGGGTCCAAAGCGGGCTGTCAGATATTTGTGCGAAATGTGAGTTACATTACAATATATGAATTTCCCTTCTGAGTCTTAACCTTTTAGTACTAACTCCACATatctcaatgctgacaaaagtTTCTCTGTTGCAGCTGTCGTATGATCTCACATGGCAAAAGCTGAAAGAGAAGTTCAGTCACTGCGGtacgtttgtttgttttttttttaaagtgttgtgTGACTTAATTCACAAACCACTCAAAGCCTTCTGACATTTCATCATGACTAATGATCGAACATTCATCAGCGCTCATCAACACTGCAATCTCAGGCTCAAGTCATTTCTTATTCCTGTCCACTGCAGGTCAGGTAATGTTCGCAGAAATCAAGATGGAGAATGGAAAGTCGAAGGGATGCGGAACAGTGAGGTTTGATTCTCCAGAGAGCGCCGAGAAGGCCTGCAGGATGATGAATGGAACCAAGATCAATGGTCGAGAGGTGGACGTCCGCATTGATCGCAATGCTTAGAGCTTTTGTAGAAGTTAAgctaacacactcacacattcagcCCCTTTGCCAAtgatcttttgttttgttttaaaaacacaattacatCATATCGTGTccaatgtttcattttttctttatataaacTTCATAGctattttgtctttgttttgtaaaaCCCTTTTTAATTTGTcaggcaaaataaaaaaataaactttttaatTAAGCTCTGTGGTCGTAAACTCTTCTGAGATCAAAGTCTCCAGGTCGGTCTTCGGTGTGTGCATTGATCCAGAGGTGTTGTTCTATTGACAACACTGCCGTGCCTTTAGAAAGCTGGAAAACTCCACATTAATCACAAATCAGGCATGACTAGACATGAACCTATCAGGTGTTCTCTCCAACAATAGTTACAGGAAGTTATTTaagcttgtttttgtgttttaggtTTATTATAGTCAGAAGATCTGTCAGTGTCTGAAGTCCATGTTAGCTTTGAGTtgtaaacacaacagaaaaattTAATTGAGTCTATTTTAggcacagaggaagagtggaaagttttcttttgctttttacTACTTATGGCTCTGTCCATGGTTACTTCCTGCTCGTAAAAGCTTATCAGATGTGTACAGAACGCCTGTTGTATCTTAACGTAACATCCATTTAAAAAACAAGGACAAGGCCAAATGAGTTCAGttgacacatttatttcttGACCTCAGATTCCTCTGAACTCTGCTGGTTCTCCTGTGCAATGACACATTTGTCCTCCTTGTGTGAAGACAGGAGACATGTCTTAGCAGGCTGGAGGGGCCTTTATTGTGTGAGAAAAGTCTTTTGTGGGTCTCAGCTGGCACACACCATGCTTAACATTTTTCCATGGCATCTTTAAAAGTATGTGAGTGGAACAGCACCTCCTTGCcttgacatttgtgtttttaaaggcttaacatttttgtttttaaaaaaaaaaaactgtcagaaAATATGGCTTTAGTCCTGGTTAGGTCAGACCTCAGTCACCGCACAGTCTTATGGGATTATTTCCAATAATCCCCAGCTCATACAGGATGGACAGAGTGGCAAAGAGGATGTAGCAGATGAGACAAACGATTCCCAGTTTCCAGTTCAGCTTCCATCCGTTGATGTGCACAGCCACAAAGAGGAAGACAATCGAAAGGAGAAGAGTGGAGGAAATGAAGACCAGACCGGTGCTGTTGACCTCTACAGGGTTGTTGGTGTCCACAAAGGCGGTCTTGATGAACCAAGGCAGACCCAGGCAGAGCATGTCAAATACGTTAGAGCCCACGATGTTGGACATGGCCATGTCAGCTTTTCCTGATTGGACAGAAAACATTTAAGTTTGTAAACCTTGCTTTAGTTGATCACTTAAGAGTATACACAGTGTCAGAAGAAGACTATAATAACGTATTTCATTATATAAAGAACTCAAGATACCTTCTCTGGCCACCATCACACTGGCTATGGTGTCCGGTATGCTGGTCCCAGCAGCAAGCAGGGTTAGTCCCATTACCGTATCAGGAATGCCAAGGGTCTCACCTGCGTAAGAAGAAACATAATCAGATTCCCTTCGTTAACAGAACAACCGCCTGTATTGTAGCTGGGGCTGCTAGGTTAATAAGACTAAATCCCACCCACTCAAGAaatgtttgggtgtgtgtgggaCTTAATAACAATATCCAGTGTCTGCAGGGGTTCATATGGTTTACAACACTTCAGATGAATTCCCACCATCCTTTCTAGGAACTGGTCACATGTTGTCACTGATGTACAGAACAGAGCCACAGGGAAAACGTTCAAATACTTATATGTCGAACGGCCTGCTCTTTCATTAACTTTCATTGACTAAGCTCCCCTTCCATGTGAGTCTATCTGACGACTATGGGATAATAATCTCATTATACTTCAGTAGACGTACTACTGTCACATGATGAAGTTACCCTTCAAGCCTGATCCCAGGTCAGTCCTGTACAGAGTATTTAATACTATGGGGCTATAAATCTTAATTAATTCAAAGTCATGAACAACATAGCCAAACGTCTCAGTTCCACCTTAATGTTGGTGCATCAACAATTTTAACTACATCTAAGTAACTGAAACACTTTTACGTTTACTATAATAGCCTTTGTGCTGAAACCCTGCCAAACTCTGAATATATGGCCCTTCCTCACATGACTGTGTTTCCTCAGGGCTGAGGCTGACTGTAATCCTGCTGTGGCTGGTTCGGCACACGGCCCACTGGAGCTACAATCACCCCCCTCTTAACTTACCAGGACAATGGCATCTCAGGAATTAGCCAGCAGACCAACATGTGATTCTACTCTGAAATcagacttttttctttctctagtTTTCAAACACTTGTGATCTCACAGTGAGTGacagagtggggggggggtgatttaCACCTGCAGGCGAACTGAAAAGAAATGTACAGAATTCATACAAGCTCATTACAGAATACAAAGTTCAAACTTTACCAACAATAGTGACCATCCACACGAGCACGTATGTAAAAGCTGAGATCCAGACAGCTGACATGAAGAAGGTTATCATGAACCACTGCTTCCAGAACCTCCGTCTGCAGTCAGGGACTGTCAGGAAGAGCAGAGTGATGGCGGGCAGAGACAGAACCCAGAGAATCCGCTTCAGGTCGCTCTCTGGCACGGCAAACACGCTTTTCTCTTCTGCTGGGACAGACCAAGGTGAATGTTAAGAGGAGATTCATGTCACATGATCAATCTAGGAAAGTCAAAATGGTGAAAATGGCAAAAGTGTTTCTCACCTTCAGGAATCTCATTAAGGCCGTGCAGGCTGAGGGACAGGTGGGAGTAACCCGAGTCGTCCTGGAAGATCCCACTGTCTGTCCTGGAGCGACTGTGGACTCGCAGGCTGGTGTCATCGTGCCAGCCCATCAGAGGCTGCACCTCAGTCTTTTCCTTGGAGCCTGAACCCAAGCAGGTGCAGCAAGGGCTCATTTTCCTTAACACAAACTCGCTGATGCGAAGGTCGAAGCACAGAACCACGATGTAAACGCCATagaccagcagcagacaggcAGCATCGTACCTGTTTAgatgaaacagcacacagttCAGATTTAGACACACAACTCATCACTCATGGTTAGATTTTCCTGTGACCTCATGAATGGCGAAGCtttctaaatgtaaatgtgtgtaatgaATGAGTCTATAGCAGAGGCCGTTGTGTACGGTTAGTGTAATAATTATGCACTGTACTAAACAGCTGTTCTGTGTCACAAGACACCGTATCTTATGTAAGGATGATAGTGCACAGTGCcgagtcacacacactcaccagtaCACTTTGTTATCAGATATTATTCCAATAACAGCAGCGACGCTGATGCCGTATGCCAGGCAGTCCCTGAACAGCGGCCAGCAGGTGAGGCGCCCCGCCTGTTtaaggaaacaaaaagaaatgttttacaGCTTCAACAACAGAACACACGCACAACAAAGGTGCCGCCTGAATAGTTCAGTAATCATGTTTGTTGTGTCACACTGTACCATGGGGGCTAAGATTCCACAGGCAGCACAGATTCCCAGCAGGTTGTAGACAGCAGAGCCCACAATGGTGCTGACCCCGATGTCACCCTTCGTCACAAACACACCTAAAACATGAAGAACGCGTCAGTTGTCAGACTGGCAACAGTGATGGTGGTGTTGTTATTAGGAATGCTGATTATAATTAATGTGAATACCCAGAAAGGCTGTGACTAGTTCAGGTGCAGAGCTTCCAGCTGCCATAAATGTTGCTCCTGCTACATCCTGAGACAGGCCCAGACCTGAGAGACAAAACAGCAGA
This portion of the Parambassis ranga chromosome 3, fParRan2.1, whole genome shotgun sequence genome encodes:
- the slc24a5 gene encoding sodium/potassium/calcium exchanger 5, with translation MSNGAALQKKKRKDFIPYFLGFVIFLYGTVHLVSFTAQTTQERHSVRVRRALENESECISPQSSEFPDGFFTVQERKDGGLVIYFMLIFYMLLAVSIVCDDYFLPSLEVISERLGLSQDVAGATFMAAGSSAPELVTAFLGVFVTKGDIGVSTIVGSAVYNLLGICAACGILAPMAGRLTCWPLFRDCLAYGISVAAVIGIISDNKVYWYDAACLLLVYGVYIVVLCFDLRISEFVLRKMSPCCTCLGSGSKEKTEVQPLMGWHDDTSLRVHSRSRTDSGIFQDDSGYSHLSLSLHGLNEIPEEEKSVFAVPESDLKRILWVLSLPAITLLFLTVPDCRRRFWKQWFMITFFMSAVWISAFTYVLVWMVTIVGETLGIPDTVMGLTLLAAGTSIPDTIASVMVAREGKADMAMSNIVGSNVFDMLCLGLPWFIKTAFVDTNNPVEVNSTGLVFISSTLLLSIVFLFVAVHINGWKLNWKLGIVCLICYILFATLSILYELGIIGNNPIRLCGD